Proteins from a single region of Tumebacillus amylolyticus:
- the rpoD gene encoding RNA polymerase sigma factor RpoD → MVKNVKDGEAQALTLEEVKQSLVDIGKKRGVITYSEIMDKLSPFDQDSDQIDEFFDHVSEQGIEVINESDEDPGFDDDDDDDDEEDEDGPKGGLEEEEFDLNDLSVPPGIKINDPVRMYLKEIGRVPLLSAEEEIKLAQRIEEGDEEAKRRLAEANLRLVVSIAKRYVGRGMLFLDLIQEGNMGLIKAVEKFDYNKGYKFSTYATWWIRQAITRAIADQARTIRIPVHMVETINKLIRISRQLLQELGREPSAEEIAAEMDMSPDKVREILKIAQEPVSLETPIGEEDDSHLGDFIEDQDALAPADAAAYELLKEQLEDVLDTLTEREENVLRLRFGLDDGRTRTLEEVGKVFGVTRERIRQIEAKALRKLRHPSRSKRLKDFLE, encoded by the coding sequence ATGGTGAAAAACGTGAAAGACGGAGAAGCACAAGCTCTCACGCTTGAGGAAGTCAAGCAATCCCTCGTGGACATTGGCAAAAAACGCGGCGTGATCACATACAGCGAGATCATGGACAAACTTTCGCCGTTCGATCAGGACTCCGATCAGATCGACGAATTCTTCGACCACGTTTCCGAACAAGGCATTGAAGTTATCAATGAATCGGATGAAGATCCGGGCTTCGATGATGATGACGACGATGATGATGAGGAAGACGAGGACGGTCCGAAGGGTGGACTTGAGGAGGAAGAGTTTGACCTCAACGACTTGAGCGTACCGCCGGGTATCAAGATCAACGACCCTGTACGGATGTATCTCAAGGAAATCGGCCGTGTGCCGTTGCTTTCCGCTGAGGAAGAAATCAAACTTGCACAACGCATCGAAGAGGGCGACGAAGAAGCAAAACGTCGTCTGGCAGAAGCGAACCTTCGACTCGTTGTTTCGATTGCCAAGCGCTATGTCGGCCGTGGGATGTTGTTCCTGGACTTGATCCAAGAGGGCAACATGGGCTTGATCAAAGCGGTTGAGAAGTTCGACTACAACAAAGGTTACAAGTTCTCCACTTATGCAACGTGGTGGATTCGCCAAGCGATCACTCGTGCGATTGCCGACCAAGCCCGTACCATTCGGATTCCGGTACACATGGTCGAGACGATCAACAAACTGATCCGCATCTCGCGTCAACTCCTGCAAGAACTGGGCCGTGAACCTTCGGCTGAGGAAATTGCAGCCGAGATGGACATGAGCCCGGACAAAGTTCGCGAGATTCTGAAGATCGCCCAAGAGCCGGTCTCTCTGGAAACGCCGATCGGCGAAGAGGACGACTCGCACCTTGGAGACTTCATCGAGGACCAAGATGCATTGGCTCCGGCAGATGCAGCGGCGTATGAACTGCTCAAGGAACAGCTCGAGGACGTGCTTGACACGCTGACCGAGCGCGAAGAGAACGTATTGCGTCTGCGTTTCGGCCTTGATGACGGTCGTACCCGTACGCTTGAGGAAGTCGGCAAGGTCTTCGGGGTTACCCGTGAACGGATTCGCCAGATCGAAGCCAAAGCGCTTCGCAAACTGCGTCATCCGAGCCGCAGTAAACGCCTCAAAGATTTCCTTGAATAA
- the dnaG gene encoding DNA primase — MTKLRRRIPEEIVERVRQHFDIVDVIGEYVGLKKAGRNSYTGLCPFHNEKSPSFHVSQDKQLYHCFGCSASGNLFTFLIEKEGITFQESVERLAQRANIALPAEEMEDVESPEYKRRKEMLRAHELAAKYYNHILMNTEHGKLGLRYLEERGISRTTIDAFQLGYAPDAWDVLRKFLLKRGFAEELLFEAGLLSEAQNVKGRYFDKFRHRVMYPIHDAQGNVIGFGGRILTKEKDSGPKYLNSPETPLFHKGRHLYNLHRARSNMRSEGRVLVLEGYMDVIASYQAGVQNVVAVLGTALTSDHVRLLQRNVQEIVMMFDGDAAGQKAALRSAEVVKDAEVKTRVATLPEGLDPDDFLKKYGKDAYVRAIQDNASSMTTFRVLAMRKDFNLSTDVGREDYLKAVIQTVLTEVTSPMELEKQLRELSEEFGVSVDALNEEVRLAKKSAPAGDKPDRKWNTNRNNADGVSVARFGKSSAPLPAHIVAERILLTHMLIDEGVARQVQDELADEFSVDEHLALAAHLYAYYAEHEQADPQKFLTGLEDRDLIKLTTQLLFKVDELDRRPEFVDEYIQRIRVFHLERELKRFDLASVECGNRGDWEGMLTARAEMERIKSSISALKNRNNS, encoded by the coding sequence ATGACCAAGTTGAGAAGGCGGATTCCGGAAGAGATCGTGGAACGAGTACGCCAGCATTTCGACATCGTGGACGTCATTGGGGAGTATGTGGGACTCAAGAAGGCCGGTCGCAATTCGTACACCGGGCTCTGTCCGTTTCACAACGAGAAGTCTCCGTCGTTTCATGTATCTCAAGACAAACAACTGTACCATTGCTTCGGATGCTCCGCGAGCGGGAACCTGTTCACTTTTTTGATTGAGAAGGAAGGGATCACGTTCCAAGAATCGGTGGAGCGGTTGGCCCAACGGGCGAACATCGCATTGCCGGCCGAAGAGATGGAGGACGTTGAGTCTCCAGAGTACAAACGGCGCAAGGAAATGCTCCGCGCCCACGAACTTGCAGCGAAGTATTACAACCACATCCTGATGAACACCGAGCACGGCAAACTTGGGCTTCGCTATCTGGAGGAGCGCGGAATCTCCCGCACCACCATCGATGCGTTCCAACTCGGGTATGCGCCAGATGCTTGGGATGTGTTGCGCAAATTTCTGCTCAAGCGGGGATTTGCGGAAGAGTTGCTTTTCGAAGCAGGGTTATTGTCAGAAGCGCAGAATGTAAAGGGTAGGTACTTTGATAAGTTTCGTCACCGTGTGATGTATCCGATCCATGATGCCCAAGGCAACGTGATTGGATTTGGCGGTCGGATCTTGACGAAGGAGAAGGACTCCGGACCCAAGTATCTGAACTCGCCGGAGACGCCGCTGTTCCACAAGGGTCGGCATCTCTACAACTTGCACCGGGCGCGCTCCAACATGCGCTCCGAAGGTCGAGTGCTCGTCCTCGAAGGCTACATGGACGTCATTGCTTCGTACCAAGCCGGAGTTCAGAACGTGGTAGCCGTACTCGGGACGGCGTTGACGAGCGATCATGTGCGGCTTCTCCAACGCAACGTGCAGGAGATCGTCATGATGTTCGACGGCGATGCGGCCGGACAGAAAGCAGCTCTGCGATCCGCCGAGGTCGTCAAGGACGCCGAAGTCAAGACGCGGGTCGCCACACTGCCGGAAGGGCTGGACCCGGACGATTTCTTGAAAAAGTACGGCAAGGATGCCTATGTACGCGCGATTCAAGACAATGCCTCCTCGATGACAACTTTCCGCGTGCTCGCCATGCGCAAAGATTTCAACCTCTCCACAGATGTGGGTCGGGAAGACTACCTCAAAGCCGTGATCCAAACGGTCTTGACGGAAGTGACCTCGCCGATGGAGTTGGAAAAGCAACTCAGGGAGCTCTCCGAAGAGTTCGGTGTGTCTGTTGATGCGCTGAATGAAGAGGTCAGGCTGGCGAAGAAAAGCGCCCCTGCAGGGGATAAACCCGACAGGAAGTGGAATACTAATAGAAATAATGCGGATGGAGTGAGCGTTGCCAGGTTTGGCAAATCGTCTGCACCTCTGCCTGCACACATCGTAGCAGAACGCATACTCCTTACTCATATGTTAATCGATGAAGGGGTAGCAAGACAAGTTCAAGACGAGCTGGCTGACGAATTTTCTGTGGACGAACATCTTGCGCTGGCGGCCCATCTCTATGCGTACTACGCAGAGCATGAACAGGCCGATCCGCAAAAGTTCCTCACGGGGCTTGAAGACCGCGATTTGATCAAGTTGACCACTCAACTGTTGTTCAAGGTCGACGAGCTGGACAGACGTCCTGAATTCGTTGATGAATATATCCAACGCATCCGGGTGTTCCACCTGGAACGAGAGTTGAAGCGTTTCGATCTCGCCTCTGTCGAGTGCGGAAATCGAGGGGATTGGGAAGGAATGTTGACGGCGCGTGCCGAAATGGAACGCATAAAGTCCTCTATCTCAGCCCTGAAGAATCGTAACAATAGCTAA